From the genome of Thermococcus sp.:
CAGTACGTCGGCTGTGCCTTTGCCTGCAGGTACTGCTACGCCCGCTTTTTAACCCGGTGGAAGGACTACGGCGAGTGGGGAACATGGGTTGAGGTGAAGACTAACGCGCCCGAGCTGGCCAGAAAGCGCGTTGAGGGAAAGGTCGTTATGTCCACCGTTAGCGACCCCTACCAGCCGTTGGAGGCGGAGATGAAGCTCACTCGGAGGGTTCTTCAGTATATGGACAAGAGGAACGAGCTCTCAATCCTCACCCGGTCGCCACTGGTTACGCGCGATATCGACCTCTTTAAGCTCTTCCGCTCGATAGAGATTGGCATGACTATAAACGGCTTCACGGGAAGAGAGAAGAGGCTTTTTGAACCTCTCGCCCCGGTTCACAGGGCAAGGGTAAGCGCCCTGGAAGAGCTCCACGATGCGGGGTTAAAGACCTACGCCTTCGTCAGCCCGATAATTCCGGGGGTGAGCGACGTGGGGGCGGTTGTTGAGGAAACCCGGGACTTCGCCGGTTATTACTTCTTTGAGGTCCTCAACCTCCGCGCCTCGGGGAGGAACTTCCGGAGGCTTCTCCGCGAGGAGTATCCGGAGAGCTACGCCGTTCTTACCGACGAGGAAAAATTCCGGAAGTTCCTGCGGGAGCTGAGGGAGGAGATAAAAAGGCTTGGAGTGAAGGCTGAGAGAATAGAGACCCACCAGAGGGGCTGGGAGTTCGTTAAACTTTAGTCACCAGAAGGGGGAGAGCAGTGAACCGCCGTAGGCGAGCCAGAGCAGGAACGCCGTTGAGAAGGGAACCGTGAACTCGTCGTAGGCCGATTGCAGGGGAAGGCTTTCGAGGAGCGTCGCCATAAAGGCCGTGCCGGCGATTATGCC
Proteins encoded in this window:
- a CDS encoding radical SAM protein gives rise to the protein MNLRVIRKKTKSLYTRSRIPGVSWSVNQYVGCAFACRYCYARFLTRWKDYGEWGTWVEVKTNAPELARKRVEGKVVMSTVSDPYQPLEAEMKLTRRVLQYMDKRNELSILTRSPLVTRDIDLFKLFRSIEIGMTINGFTGREKRLFEPLAPVHRARVSALEELHDAGLKTYAFVSPIIPGVSDVGAVVEETRDFAGYYFFEVLNLRASGRNFRRLLREEYPESYAVLTDEEKFRKFLRELREEIKRLGVKAERIETHQRGWEFVKL